In the genome of Acetobacter oryzifermentans, one region contains:
- the murD gene encoding UDP-N-acetylmuramoyl-L-alanine--D-glutamate ligase, whose product MNGFSPSLFSGQRFAVFGLGKNGLPAVLMLASTGATVQVWDDGEGGRKGLAKALSTLAPNVATRIQCKPFESLNGFEALILSPGIPHVLPKPHPIALMAKEAGIPILSDAELLYRAVRKSGSKARFVGITGTNGKSTTTTLLAHILTEAKLPVAAGGNLGPAALALPLLPDSGVYVLEMSSYMLERLDTLRFDAACLLNLTPDHLDRHVGMDGYAQAKKRVFTGQTGKDLAVVGMDDTWCRTIAAELEHGPAKCETISGTNPACSYYGKDGAIWHHSTCIAQTGLSLPGAHNAENAAAAIAIARFLDVPDATIAQAVASFPGLPHRQKLVASCNGVDFVDDSKATNADAASRALGCYEKLVWIAGGTAKEGGIASLTPYFPHIAHTFLIGRDAPQLAQTLKEHNVPFTMAETLENAVPAAYTEAHLTHTPVVLLSPACASFDQFSGFEARGLRFQELADEVCARHAGMTEQ is encoded by the coding sequence ATGAACGGCTTTTCACCCTCCCTGTTTTCCGGGCAACGCTTTGCTGTTTTCGGGCTTGGCAAAAATGGCTTGCCAGCAGTGCTTATGCTGGCAAGCACAGGTGCCACCGTACAGGTATGGGATGATGGTGAAGGTGGACGCAAAGGGCTGGCAAAAGCACTTTCCACTCTTGCGCCAAACGTTGCCACGCGTATTCAGTGCAAGCCGTTTGAAAGCCTAAATGGGTTTGAAGCACTTATTCTTTCCCCCGGCATTCCACACGTCTTACCCAAGCCACACCCTATTGCCCTTATGGCCAAGGAAGCGGGCATTCCCATTCTTTCCGATGCGGAACTGCTTTATCGGGCTGTGCGCAAATCTGGCAGCAAAGCCCGTTTTGTTGGCATTACAGGCACCAACGGCAAATCCACCACCACCACTTTGCTGGCCCATATTCTGACAGAAGCCAAACTGCCCGTAGCCGCTGGTGGCAACCTGGGGCCAGCCGCCCTTGCCCTGCCTTTGCTACCGGATAGCGGCGTATATGTGCTGGAAATGTCGTCCTACATGCTGGAACGGCTGGATACCCTGCGCTTTGATGCCGCATGTTTACTGAACCTGACGCCAGATCACCTAGACCGTCACGTAGGCATGGATGGCTACGCTCAAGCCAAAAAGCGGGTGTTCACCGGCCAGACAGGCAAGGATCTGGCTGTTGTTGGCATGGATGATACATGGTGCCGCACCATTGCAGCAGAGCTGGAACATGGACCTGCCAAGTGTGAAACCATTTCTGGCACCAATCCGGCCTGTTCTTACTACGGCAAGGATGGCGCCATATGGCACCACAGCACATGTATAGCACAAACCGGGCTAAGCCTTCCCGGTGCCCATAATGCAGAAAATGCCGCTGCTGCTATTGCAATAGCGCGCTTTCTGGATGTGCCAGATGCAACCATTGCGCAGGCTGTAGCCTCCTTTCCCGGCCTTCCACACCGGCAAAAGCTTGTAGCTTCCTGCAACGGGGTGGATTTTGTGGATGACAGCAAAGCCACCAATGCAGATGCAGCCTCACGCGCCTTGGGGTGTTATGAAAAACTGGTGTGGATTGCAGGCGGCACGGCAAAAGAAGGCGGCATTGCCTCTCTCACGCCCTATTTCCCGCATATTGCACATACATTCCTGATCGGGCGGGATGCTCCGCAACTGGCCCAAACACTAAAAGAACACAACGTGCCTTTTACTATGGCAGAAACACTGGAAAACGCCGTGCCTGCGGCTTATACGGAAGCGCACCTTACGCATACGCCTGTTGTGCTGCTTTCACCCGCCTGCGCCAGCTTTGATCAGTTTTCTGGGTTTGAGGCACGTGGCCTGCGCTTTCAGGAACTGGCAGATGAGGTTTGCGCCCGGCATGCGGGCATGACAGAGCAGTGA
- a CDS encoding cell division protein FtsQ/DivIB: protein MRVPPSPADRPSRIGLFLRRQKRLLRPITGLLFLAVLGGAGYISLKIPAVQEQLAPLRDKLLGTSALRVTSIHIDGAQLTSEQSIRDALGVEVGDPVLDFSVSAAREKLDTLPFVDHVTIERHLSGEIDVHITERLPYAVWQHQGHFELIDKQGNRVPDQGMTGKDAEAFTKLPLVVGDGANTSAANLIDIIAQEPDIKARVTAAVRVSDRRWNLTLRDGATVLLPEGEEAPAIHRLAKINATTRLLDRPVLLIDMRLPDRLTIKEKPPASPPPSDAGNNTQDTSAPHKADAPKPVSHPVHPAAKEAKKDNPEENPDE, encoded by the coding sequence ATGAGGGTGCCCCCATCTCCTGCTGACAGGCCCTCTCGCATCGGGCTTTTTCTTAGGCGGCAAAAACGTTTGCTGCGGCCTATTACCGGGCTGCTGTTTCTGGCCGTTCTGGGTGGTGCTGGATATATCAGCCTGAAAATTCCTGCTGTGCAGGAACAGCTCGCCCCTTTGCGCGATAAGCTGCTGGGTACCTCTGCCCTGCGCGTTACCAGCATTCATATTGACGGTGCGCAGCTCACCAGTGAGCAAAGTATTCGGGATGCATTGGGTGTAGAAGTTGGAGACCCCGTGCTAGATTTTAGTGTTTCCGCTGCACGGGAAAAACTGGATACCCTGCCTTTTGTTGATCACGTTACCATAGAACGCCATCTCTCTGGCGAAATTGACGTGCATATTACCGAACGCCTGCCCTATGCTGTCTGGCAGCATCAAGGGCATTTTGAACTGATAGATAAGCAAGGCAACCGTGTGCCAGACCAAGGCATGACAGGTAAGGATGCAGAAGCCTTTACCAAATTGCCGTTGGTTGTGGGGGATGGCGCAAACACATCCGCTGCCAACCTGATTGATATTATAGCACAAGAACCAGACATTAAAGCCCGTGTTACGGCTGCTGTACGTGTCAGTGACAGGCGTTGGAATCTTACACTGCGTGATGGCGCAACCGTGCTTTTGCCAGAAGGCGAGGAAGCACCGGCCATTCACAGGCTGGCAAAAATCAACGCTACAACACGGCTGTTGGATCGGCCCGTGCTGCTGATAGATATGCGCCTGCCAGACCGGTTGACCATTAAGGAAAAACCACCTGCATCTCCACCACCATCGGATGCAGGAAATAACACGCAAGATACTTCTGCACCGCACAAGGCAGATGCTCCCAAACCGGTCTCGCATCCTGTGCACCCTGCAGCTAAAGAAGCAAAAAAAGATAACCCGGAGGAAAACCCAGATGAGTGA
- a CDS encoding D-alanine--D-alanine ligase: MSAPKRVTVLMGGMSSERVVSLSSGQGVAEALRSKGYDVCTLDAQADLAALVETLNTQKPDVVFNALHGRFGEDGCIQGILDWMGIPYTHSGIRASATAMNKAAARAIFQTAGLPVAEGMVVDIATLADADPLPTPYVVKPLNEGSSVGVSIVRTGSNTRADIVKNWTFGPQALVEAFIPGREITVGVMGDRALTITDITPTGTGHDFYDYDSKYQVGGSAHVLPAQIDASSAKLALEVAVKAHQALGCSGASRSDFRLDDTNPEQPHLILLEVNTQPGMTATSLLPEQAAYCGISYPELCAWLVEQATCRQ; the protein is encoded by the coding sequence ATGAGTGCACCAAAACGCGTTACCGTACTGATGGGCGGAATGTCTTCCGAGCGCGTAGTCAGCCTTTCCTCCGGGCAAGGTGTGGCTGAAGCGTTGCGCAGCAAAGGGTATGATGTTTGCACGTTGGATGCCCAAGCAGATCTGGCAGCACTGGTTGAAACACTGAACACACAAAAGCCGGATGTGGTGTTTAACGCCCTACATGGTCGTTTTGGTGAGGATGGCTGTATTCAAGGCATTCTGGACTGGATGGGCATTCCCTATACCCATTCGGGTATTCGGGCCTCGGCCACTGCCATGAATAAAGCTGCTGCCCGTGCTATTTTCCAAACTGCCGGATTGCCTGTAGCCGAAGGGATGGTGGTAGATATTGCCACCCTTGCCGATGCAGATCCCCTACCCACACCATATGTTGTGAAACCACTCAATGAAGGCTCATCCGTTGGGGTTTCCATTGTGCGTACGGGTTCCAACACGCGGGCAGATATTGTTAAAAACTGGACTTTTGGCCCACAAGCCCTTGTAGAAGCCTTTATTCCGGGCCGTGAAATTACCGTAGGTGTTATGGGGGATCGTGCTCTCACCATTACGGATATTACCCCCACCGGCACGGGGCATGATTTTTACGACTATGATTCCAAATATCAGGTCGGCGGTTCTGCCCACGTTCTGCCTGCACAAATTGATGCTTCTAGCGCCAAACTTGCGCTGGAAGTTGCTGTAAAGGCTCATCAGGCTTTGGGCTGCTCTGGCGCATCGCGCTCTGATTTCCGGTTGGATGATACCAATCCGGAGCAGCCACACCTCATTCTGCTGGAGGTCAACACGCAACCGGGTATGACGGCAACTTCCCTGTTACCCGAACAGGCCGCCTATTGTGGCATCAGCTACCCGGAACTTTGCGCGTGGCTGGTTGAACAGGCTACCTGCCGACAATGA
- the murC gene encoding UDP-N-acetylmuramate--L-alanine ligase: protein MRALPLSIGTIHFVGIGGIGMSGIAEVLCLLGYSVQGSDIAENANVKRLRAAGIPVTIGHKAENLGDAQVVVISTAVKRDNPEVVAARAKLIPVVRRAEMLAELMRLRWSVAVGGTHGKTTTTSLVAAVLEAAKLDPTVINGGIIEAYGTNTRMGKGDWMVVEADESDGSFLRLPSVISVVTNMDPEHLDHWGSPEAMEAAYDQFVSNVPFYGFAVLCIDHPAVQQMIPRLSDHRIVTYGFSPQADVRAEKLITDKLGATFEVTLTDRVSRHTRKAGPFRLPMLGSHNVQNALAAIAVATEMDISDDVIRSGLASFRGVKRRFTRTGEAGGITVIDDYGHHPVEIAAVLKAARQAGASHVIAVMQPHRYSRLKILFSDFCACMNDADTVIVSDVYAAGEDPLPDASRDKLIEGLRERGHRSVVPLSSPDHLAEMINAIAKPGDYVVCLGAGTITNWAQALPAQLAALQAEDKGGNAA from the coding sequence ATGAGAGCCCTCCCCCTTTCCATCGGAACCATCCATTTTGTCGGTATTGGCGGCATTGGCATGTCCGGCATTGCTGAGGTGCTGTGCCTGTTGGGATATTCTGTGCAGGGCTCGGATATTGCAGAAAACGCTAACGTTAAACGCCTGCGGGCTGCGGGTATTCCTGTAACCATTGGTCATAAAGCCGAAAATCTGGGTGATGCACAGGTGGTGGTTATTTCCACTGCTGTTAAGCGCGATAACCCGGAAGTTGTTGCCGCACGCGCCAAGCTAATTCCGGTTGTACGCCGGGCAGAAATGCTGGCTGAACTCATGCGCCTGCGCTGGTCTGTTGCTGTGGGTGGCACACATGGCAAAACCACCACCACCAGCCTTGTAGCTGCCGTGCTGGAAGCCGCCAAGCTGGACCCGACAGTTATTAACGGTGGTATTATTGAAGCCTACGGCACCAATACCCGTATGGGGAAAGGTGACTGGATGGTGGTTGAGGCAGATGAGAGCGATGGCTCCTTCCTGCGCCTGCCTTCCGTTATTTCGGTTGTTACTAATATGGACCCGGAACATCTGGACCATTGGGGCTCCCCCGAAGCAATGGAAGCAGCTTACGACCAGTTTGTTTCCAACGTGCCATTTTACGGATTTGCCGTGCTGTGCATTGATCACCCAGCCGTGCAGCAGATGATCCCGCGCCTGTCTGACCACCGGATTGTCACCTATGGGTTCTCTCCACAAGCCGATGTGCGCGCAGAAAAACTGATTACTGACAAACTGGGCGCCACGTTCGAAGTTACGCTAACAGATCGCGTAAGCCGCCACACCCGCAAGGCTGGCCCCTTCCGTCTGCCTATGCTGGGTTCTCACAATGTGCAGAACGCTCTGGCCGCCATTGCCGTAGCAACGGAAATGGACATCAGTGATGACGTCATCCGTTCAGGCCTAGCCAGTTTCCGTGGTGTAAAACGCCGCTTTACCCGCACGGGGGAAGCCGGTGGCATTACGGTGATTGATGATTACGGCCATCATCCTGTTGAAATTGCCGCTGTACTGAAAGCTGCCCGGCAAGCTGGTGCCAGCCATGTTATTGCCGTTATGCAGCCGCATCGCTATTCGCGCCTGAAAATCCTGTTCTCAGATTTCTGCGCCTGCATGAATGATGCAGATACCGTGATTGTGTCAGATGTGTACGCTGCGGGTGAAGACCCATTGCCCGATGCCAGCCGCGACAAGCTGATTGAAGGCCTGCGTGAACGTGGGCACCGTTCGGTGGTACCATTGTCCAGCCCAGACCATTTGGCAGAAATGATCAACGCCATCGCCAAACCGGGGGATTATGTTGTGTGCCTTGGCGCAGGCACTATTACCAACTGGGCGCAGGCTCTACCTGCCCAGCTTGCTGCCCTGCAGGCAGAAGACAAGGGTGGCAACGCGGCATGA
- the ftsA gene encoding cell division protein FtsA, with protein sequence MSDPTRSPASSGFSLSDRLHKKRTTAATGSSLLMSGGESSLPLPPSEKNKRPHTWRNGYTAVLDIGSTKITCLIGKGEPNGNLRVVGYGWRRSAGVRNGAITELQEAEAAIRATVGQAETMAERPIDKVVVNLSCGHPASRLFNVRWPIGGRVVTEADIRRVVTEGRIQATVQGREVIHTLPIDFTVDDTEGVSDPRGHLCETLKARLHIIDAATTALMNLETVLSRAELKMEALVSSPLASGLSVLDADERDLGTTVVDMGGGTTSLAVFGEGQILHTAQIGVGGLHVTRDIARGLSTSLENAERLKTFYGSADLASDVEDEVLTVELLGNDVPHFEQVSRAQLGHIIRPRVEETLELVREKLDGAGLGTAASGRIVLTGGASLLDGIRPMAERILGMPVSSGRPSGAGFTRSVRLGRPKHIIGLPENTAAAAGFATAAGLLFWAASAERPFGDVEFREAAPSGFLQKLVAFIRERV encoded by the coding sequence ATGAGTGACCCCACGCGTTCACCCGCTTCCTCTGGATTTAGTCTTTCTGATCGGCTGCATAAAAAGCGCACGACAGCGGCAACTGGATCTTCCCTGCTGATGAGTGGCGGGGAAAGCTCTCTCCCCTTGCCACCTAGCGAGAAAAACAAACGGCCACATACATGGCGCAATGGTTACACCGCTGTTCTGGACATTGGTTCCACCAAAATCACCTGTCTGATTGGCAAAGGTGAGCCCAACGGCAATTTACGCGTGGTTGGTTATGGCTGGCGGCGTTCTGCTGGTGTGCGTAATGGGGCCATTACAGAATTGCAGGAAGCAGAAGCTGCCATTCGGGCCACCGTTGGGCAGGCCGAAACCATGGCAGAGCGCCCGATTGACAAGGTGGTGGTTAATCTTTCCTGCGGGCATCCGGCCAGCCGTCTGTTTAACGTGCGCTGGCCTATTGGCGGCCGGGTTGTCACAGAAGCAGATATTCGGCGTGTGGTAACGGAAGGCCGTATTCAGGCCACCGTTCAGGGGCGTGAAGTTATTCATACCCTCCCCATAGATTTTACCGTGGATGATACGGAAGGCGTTTCAGACCCACGGGGCCATTTGTGCGAAACGCTCAAAGCTCGCCTGCATATTATAGATGCGGCCACCACAGCACTGATGAATCTGGAAACTGTGCTAAGCCGTGCGGAACTGAAAATGGAAGCCTTGGTTTCGTCTCCTCTCGCTTCTGGCCTTTCCGTGCTGGATGCAGATGAGCGAGACCTTGGCACTACCGTAGTGGATATGGGGGGTGGCACCACATCTCTGGCGGTGTTTGGTGAAGGGCAAATTCTGCATACGGCTCAGATTGGTGTGGGCGGCCTGCATGTTACGCGTGATATTGCACGCGGGCTCAGCACCTCCTTGGAAAATGCCGAGCGCCTGAAAACCTTTTACGGCAGCGCAGATCTGGCATCAGATGTTGAAGATGAAGTGCTTACCGTTGAACTTTTGGGCAATGATGTCCCGCATTTTGAGCAGGTTTCACGCGCACAGCTCGGCCATATTATCCGCCCGCGCGTAGAAGAAACATTGGAACTGGTGCGTGAAAAACTGGATGGAGCAGGCCTTGGCACTGCGGCCAGTGGGCGCATTGTGTTAACTGGCGGCGCATCCTTGCTAGATGGCATTCGCCCTATGGCAGAACGCATACTTGGCATGCCAGTCAGTTCTGGACGTCCTTCTGGGGCAGGGTTTACGCGCTCCGTTCGCCTTGGGCGGCCTAAGCATATTATTGGGCTGCCCGAAAATACTGCTGCTGCTGCTGGCTTTGCAACAGCCGCTGGATTGCTGTTCTGGGCTGCCAGCGCAGAACGTCCTTTTGGAGACGTGGAGTTTCGGGAAGCAGCCCCTTCCGGCTTTTTACAAAAACTCGTCGCTTTTATTCGAGAGAGGGTTTGA
- the murG gene encoding undecaprenyldiphospho-muramoylpentapeptide beta-N-acetylglucosaminyltransferase translates to MSSRTIVIAAGGTGGHFFPAEALADTLAERGHHLVLMTDGRAGKRESGVFARGPQYVLNGAGVAGRGPIRAIRAGVTLLASAWKARAILQQIKPDVVVGFGGYPSVPPLLGARLIGRKHPALIIHEGNAVLGNANAVLSRFADVIATSFPSVAKLPIGARTVFTGMPVRPAIAALAGEGWVPPTDHINLLVWGGSLGARIFSQVVPAAIAKLPEGLRQRIHITQQARQDDLDAVRTAYAEMGVQARVESFLQDVPELLASAHLVIGRAGGSSVAEITTAGRPSILVPLPIAASDEQTENARAITNAGAGWMIRQPDFTSAALASRLNDLFTAPDELAQAAQAAATLARPDAALRLADIVEECFTPSPAPAHPTTSSETETRA, encoded by the coding sequence ATGAGTTCACGTACTATCGTCATTGCCGCAGGCGGCACTGGCGGACACTTCTTTCCGGCCGAAGCGCTGGCAGATACATTGGCAGAACGCGGCCACCACCTTGTGCTTATGACAGATGGGCGCGCTGGTAAGCGGGAAAGTGGTGTATTTGCCCGTGGCCCGCAATATGTTCTCAATGGTGCTGGTGTGGCTGGGCGTGGGCCAATCCGTGCCATTCGTGCAGGCGTCACCCTGTTGGCAAGTGCATGGAAAGCGCGTGCCATTCTCCAACAAATCAAGCCTGATGTAGTGGTAGGTTTTGGGGGCTATCCTTCCGTGCCGCCTTTGTTAGGCGCACGGCTGATCGGGCGTAAACACCCCGCCCTGATTATTCATGAGGGCAATGCTGTGTTGGGTAATGCCAATGCGGTTCTTTCCCGCTTTGCGGATGTTATTGCTACGTCTTTCCCTTCCGTTGCCAAGCTACCTATTGGCGCGCGTACCGTGTTTACAGGTATGCCCGTACGCCCCGCCATTGCCGCCCTTGCGGGTGAAGGATGGGTGCCACCAACAGACCATATTAACCTACTGGTATGGGGTGGTTCTCTGGGGGCGCGTATTTTCTCTCAGGTTGTGCCTGCCGCTATAGCCAAATTGCCGGAAGGCCTGCGCCAACGTATCCATATTACACAGCAGGCGCGGCAAGATGATCTGGATGCCGTGCGCACTGCATATGCAGAAATGGGTGTGCAGGCACGTGTTGAATCCTTCTTGCAGGATGTGCCCGAACTTCTAGCCTCCGCCCATCTGGTTATCGGGCGTGCTGGCGGCTCTTCTGTGGCAGAAATTACAACAGCGGGCCGCCCGTCCATTCTGGTGCCTTTGCCCATTGCCGCCAGCGATGAGCAAACGGAAAATGCCCGCGCCATTACCAATGCCGGAGCAGGCTGGATGATACGCCAGCCAGACTTCACCTCTGCGGCCCTTGCCAGCCGCCTGAATGATCTTTTCACCGCGCCGGATGAACTGGCACAGGCAGCCCAAGCCGCTGCCACGCTTGCCCGCCCGGATGCTGCCCTCCGCTTGGCCGATATAGTAGAAGAATGCTTCACTCCTTCCCCTGCACCCGCCCATCCGACGACCTCCAGCGAGACGGAGACACGCGCATGA
- a CDS encoding FtsW/RodA/SpoVE family cell cycle protein, with protein MAGSSRTDDSPFGRWWRNVDRTTLICTFILIGFGYILMLAASPAVAVRIGASRNMFIFKQVMFLGIAGVIVVGISMLSRKAVLRLSIIGGMLMLGATALTLVHGIEIKGARRWIALPMMSLQPSEFLKPCFAVVTGWLLTQRRVSRYFPGMLIAFALYGLIMLLLKSQPDIGMLTVITAVFLVQLFVDGLNLILVAFGFGCMIAAGIAAFFIFPHVRSRVERFMHPGVGDHYQIDTALRAFGNGGLLGRGPGEGRVKDLLPDAHADFVFAVAGEEYGLVVCMLIICVFGVIVVRTLLRLIREDDPFVVIATSGLVTGFGLQAFVNMASSLHLIPTKGMTLPFISYGGSSAMSVALAIGMVLALTRQQQGRSLAGNSFVTTLRQWRSA; from the coding sequence ATGGCCGGTTCTTCCCGCACCGATGATTCCCCGTTTGGCCGCTGGTGGCGGAATGTAGACCGGACAACTCTGATCTGCACCTTCATCCTTATTGGTTTTGGCTACATCCTTATGCTGGCCGCCAGCCCTGCTGTGGCCGTGCGTATTGGCGCATCGCGCAATATGTTCATTTTCAAGCAGGTGATGTTTTTAGGCATTGCGGGGGTTATCGTGGTGGGCATTTCCATGCTCTCCCGCAAGGCTGTGCTGCGCCTTTCCATAATAGGCGGCATGCTTATGCTAGGGGCAACAGCACTTACCCTTGTGCATGGCATAGAAATTAAAGGGGCGCGGCGCTGGATTGCCCTGCCCATGATGTCTCTCCAGCCATCCGAGTTTTTAAAGCCCTGCTTTGCCGTTGTTACAGGCTGGCTGCTGACGCAGCGCCGTGTTTCACGCTACTTTCCCGGTATGCTTATTGCCTTTGCCCTATATGGGTTGATTATGCTGCTGCTGAAATCTCAGCCAGACATTGGCATGCTTACGGTTATTACGGCCGTGTTTCTGGTGCAGCTTTTTGTAGATGGCCTCAACCTCATTCTGGTTGCATTTGGTTTTGGCTGCATGATTGCCGCCGGTATTGCTGCGTTTTTCATCTTCCCGCATGTGCGTTCCCGCGTTGAGCGCTTTATGCACCCCGGCGTGGGGGACCACTACCAGATTGATACCGCCCTGCGCGCCTTTGGCAATGGTGGCCTACTAGGCCGTGGCCCCGGTGAAGGCCGCGTAAAAGATCTGCTGCCAGATGCCCATGCAGACTTTGTGTTTGCTGTGGCGGGGGAAGAATACGGGCTGGTTGTGTGCATGCTCATTATCTGCGTATTTGGCGTGATTGTGGTGCGCACCCTGCTGCGGCTGATCCGTGAGGACGATCCATTTGTTGTGATTGCCACATCTGGCTTGGTGACAGGCTTTGGCCTGCAAGCGTTTGTGAACATGGCTTCTTCCTTGCATCTTATTCCCACCAAGGGCATGACACTGCCATTTATTTCCTATGGTGGGTCTTCTGCCATGTCTGTTGCGTTGGCTATCGGCATGGTGCTTGCTCTTACACGGCAACAACAGGGGCGTTCCCTGGCTGGCAATAGTTTTGTAACCACACTCAGACAATGGCGGTCAGCATGA
- the murB gene encoding UDP-N-acetylmuramate dehydrogenase, producing MNNPASMQDMVKHAFANMRGRLTPQAPLGPRTWFRVGGAAEWLFQPADAEDLAGVLQRLSPELPITALGACSNVIIRDGGLEGVVVRMARGFADITVEADGIIAGCACLDATVAEHAAQAGLSGLEFLAGIPGSIGGAVRMNAGAYGSDIANVLDWAEIITRDGSLIRLDNAALRFGYRRSGLPEGAFVIRARLRGTPANAQDVANRIAEVRAARELSQPVRARTGGSTFRNPDAETSARKAWELIDAAGCRGLRHGDAQVSEKHCNFLINLGNATATDLEELGEDVRTRVAQNSGVSLHWEIKRLGKTEASPK from the coding sequence ATGAACAATCCGGCCTCCATGCAAGATATGGTCAAGCATGCTTTTGCCAATATGCGCGGAAGGCTAACACCACAGGCACCTTTGGGCCCACGCACGTGGTTTCGGGTTGGTGGGGCGGCAGAATGGCTGTTTCAGCCTGCTGATGCCGAGGATCTGGCTGGTGTTTTGCAACGCCTTTCCCCCGAACTGCCCATAACGGCTTTGGGAGCTTGCTCTAACGTCATCATCCGTGATGGTGGGTTGGAAGGCGTGGTGGTGCGTATGGCGCGTGGGTTTGCTGACATTACGGTAGAAGCTGACGGCATTATAGCTGGCTGCGCCTGTCTGGATGCCACCGTGGCCGAACATGCTGCACAGGCTGGGCTTTCTGGGCTGGAATTTCTGGCTGGCATTCCCGGTTCCATTGGAGGAGCTGTGCGGATGAACGCAGGCGCTTATGGGTCAGACATCGCCAATGTTCTGGATTGGGCCGAAATTATTACGAGGGACGGCAGCCTGATCCGGCTGGATAACGCTGCCCTGCGGTTTGGCTATCGTCGCTCTGGCCTGCCGGAAGGTGCATTTGTTATTCGTGCCCGTTTGCGGGGCACACCAGCAAATGCGCAAGATGTTGCCAACCGTATTGCAGAAGTACGCGCCGCGCGTGAGCTTTCTCAGCCTGTGCGAGCACGCACCGGGGGCTCCACCTTCCGCAATCCAGATGCAGAAACATCTGCTCGTAAAGCTTGGGAACTGATTGACGCCGCAGGGTGCCGTGGGCTGCGCCACGGAGATGCGCAGGTAAGTGAAAAACACTGCAATTTCCTCATCAATCTAGGCAATGCCACAGCAACCGATCTGGAGGAATTGGGGGAAGACGTGCGCACACGCGTTGCCCAGAATTCTGGCGTTTCCCTGCACTGGGAAATCAAGCGGCTAGGTAAAACGGAGGCCTCCCCCAAATGA